DNA sequence from the Halichoerus grypus chromosome 8, mHalGry1.hap1.1, whole genome shotgun sequence genome:
ggcgGGGGGACCTCCCGGCGATCTGCAGAGCAGCCCAGGACACGTCAGTCTTACCACTTCCGCCTCACCCGCGGGGACCTCAGCCCGGCGGAAAGCTCCTCTCTTGGAGCCGAGCGGGGACCACGCCCCCGCCGCGGCGGCCGGGGCGCCGCTCCTCTGCCGGTTTCTCTGGCCGCGGCTACGGCTGAGGCCTGGCTGCGAGGCCGCGGACGTCCCTTCAGGGTGAGAGGCGCCGGCCGCCGCCCCCGGGAAGACTTGGGGCACGGGCGGAAGCCGGGGAGCCGTGCCCGCCGCACGCGTCCAGTGACTGTCCAGGAGACGGAGCCCGGTTGGTGGCTGGGCCCACACCTAGTGGACGCCCCGGAGCATTTGCCGGCTGAACCAATGGGACTCGCCACCCACTGCAGAGGGCGAGCTCTGGGAGGCGGTCCATGGCCCCCAACCCGGGCGGGGGTGAGTGAGGCTTTGGGCGTCTCTGTGCTAGGACAGCGCGAGCAGTCCATGCAGGTCGGGATCTCACCTCACTGCTTCTCTTAACCCGTCACGAATGGTCTCCCGCCGAAAAATAAATACGTGAATAAAAATATCTTCCGGAGGCTGCACTGGAGGCCTCCCTGGCCATATAATGACCGTCCCATGTTCGAACGTAGCAAGCCTGAGCCAGGTCTAGTGCAGAGGCACGCAGAGAGACAGGGTGTCTGCCCTTTTACTCCGTGAGTTGGGCAGCCTGACAGGGCTATCGTTACTTGCAGGTAAAGAATCTTGACATACGTTCGACTCTTTCGATGTTTTTGTTCGTATTTATCTGTATGTGTTCGGgcttttcttaattttgtattGCAGATTATTCTGGAAAAGTTTGCCCTTATTTGTCTCCGCTACTTTAAAGGAATCTGCCATTAGGGGAGTTTTAAAGATCAGACCCAGGGGCAGTGACTACCGTTTGGCCACCTGGGGGCAACATGTAAGGATGCAGACTTAAGGTTCCCTTTCCCCGGGGAAAGTAGTACAGGGGAAAATCTTAAGTGGCTTCTGGCCTGAAAAGTCCTCCATTTACCCTCTTCTGCCCTCTCTGACCCAGCCCTCCTCCCtacaggaggaggaggtgaggttCTAGGAAGTAGGGGATTGAGTTTTTTAGATAAATCAGTGAATTTTGTAATTAGAAAAGTAACTTAGagaagccagaaacctgggacTCTTTCTCACTTACTCCCGCGTCCCAACCCCCAGCCTCCTCAGATCAATGCCGTCAAGCCCCCCTGCTGCTTATTTCCTCAATATCTTCCAAATACTTGCCCTCCCTGGCTGCCTAGCTTCGGGTCTCATCCTCTTGCACCTAAATTACCATGACAACCACCTTGCTAGTCTCCTGGTCACCTCCCCTCTTGGATCCATTTTCCACTCTGCTGCTGattcatacatatacatactgtATATACTATTTCCTgcaacagtggttctcagatcTTGGTGTGCATCAGATTCAGCTAGAAGCTTATTAAAAACATGGAGATCTGGGTCCACGAAATCAGGATCTTAGAGGAGGAGGTGACTAGGCATCATTTTTTAACAGGCTCTGACTTTGACTATTTCGACCAAAATTTGACCATGAGTACATAGAATAAACTCTAAAAACCTTGGTATATGAGGCCTGTCAGACCTGGATCTTTATTACTTCTCCAGGTGCATTAATTGTATTCAAATTAGAATCTCGAATGTCATGTTCTCTCAAGCCTGCAAGCTCATATAGTTGCTTTGGCCTAGACTGCCCCATCTACCATTCCCTACTTACCTGCCTGGAGACTCCTCTTGAACAGTACAAATGCCTCCTCTATAAAGCCTGCCTCTACATCTTCCAGTCTTTGTTTATAGCAATTTATCTCACTGTACTGTTATTTTacttatgtgtctgttttccttGCTAATTACTAACTACTCACAGGAAGACTGTAATTTATCCATCTTGATATCCTCAGGACTTAGCAGTGCTTTTGTATAAAGTAGGCAGCTTAATACACGTTTTTTGAATAAACTGGTTTACCCACTGGACATGATGAGGACAGAGCTGCCACCAAGCTACCTATCCAGAGGAGCAGAAGATGGGCGGGGCAGAGTGGGCCTCCTTACCACGGTGTGTCCTGGACAACTCATCTTGGCGGTTTGAGAATGTAGATCTAGCTTCCAACAAACTCTGGAACTACCCTGCCAGCAGGATCAGCAGGCTGTCAATAAACAGGAATTTACCAGTAGCCTACGGCACAATCTGTTgttggagttgttttttttggaagatagaaaataaatctgATTCTTCTTTTGTCCTTTCCCCTGcatgccaccccccaccctgcacacacacagtcTTAAATCTAGGTAACCCCTCTAGCAAggtgagccccacatggggctccctgctcagcagggagcctgcttctccctctccctctgctgctacccctgctgtgctctctccctctctgtcaaataaataaattgaagcaggctcgctgagcagagagcctgatgcggggctcaatcccaggaccctgggtttatgacctgagctgaaggcagatgcttaccgactgagccacccaggcacccccaattgtATCTTTTAACATACATGCAGTGCTCCAGCCAAACAGAATTACTTTTCCTTCATTGTTCCCTCTGTCCTGGCAAACCCTAACTCTTCCTTGAGGACTTAGCTCATGAGCTGTTTTAAGGACACCTTTCCTGACTGCTCAAGCCCAAACTGGATGTTCCTCCTTTCTGGGTGCTCCCAGAGCCCCAGTACTTTCTCTGTCACAGCATCTAACGTAGTGTCTGTAATTGTGTTTTTTCTGCTTGCATCTCCCATTAGGGCTGTAAGGGAGGTCAACTGACCCGAAGAGGGAGATGAAGTTATTAAGaggtttgagaagaatgggttgTGGAGAATGGAAGCGAGCTGATCCGGAAAATGAGCAGGATCACTGGGCAGCATTTGGGGGTCCAACTGAGgttaaaaacacaatttatagACACATGATTTTAACACAGTGTTAAGATTTTTTTAGCATCTTGGGTACAGgtgcttgaatatttttttttaaagattctatttaggggcgcctgggtggctcaatcgtcaggcatctgccttcggcttgggtcatgatcccagggtcctgggatagagtcccgaattgggctccctgctcagcagggagcctgcttctccctctccctctgctctgccactccccctgctgtgctctctgtcaaataaataaaaattaaaatctttaaagataaaattggaGAGCTAAGCAGGGTCAGATGTTGAAGCCATATAAAAGAATTTGGACTTGATCCTGAGGCAAATGGGGAGGCACTGAATTGTTTTTAAGTGGGGATCAAATCCGTGTTATGCCTTGGAGTTCAGGGTGAAGACAGACTGGAGGGGAGCAGAAGCCATGCTAGAGTGATCAGTTGATGGAGGCTTGACCTAAGGCGGTGGCAGCCGCTTCAAGAGCCTGGAGTGTATTATTAAAGATAGTTTTAAGAGGTAGAAGAGGTGACAGATTGGATGTaggggctgaggcagagggaagggtcTAGGATGACTGGGTGTGTAAATTGAAGACGAGTATAGAATTcaacagagggcgcctgggtgcctcagtcggttaagcatctgccttcggctcaggtcatgatcccagggtcctgggatggagccccacattgggctccttgttcagcggggagcctgcttctccctctccctctgcctgccactccccctgcttgtgctctctctctctgtcaaataaataaaatcttaaaaaaaccaaaacaaaacagaggaagtCTAGGGCAAGAACAGAAAGAATTGAATTTTGGACACGGTGAGTTTAAGATACCTGAGAGAGACATGTCCATGTGATGTCCAGTAAGCAACTGGATGCTGGATCTGGAACTCCAGAGGACATCTGGGATAGAGATGAGATTAGGAGGAGTCAGCATGGATGTAATAACTAAAGTGTTGGGAAATGGGTGAGATCCTAATGGGAGGACATAAAGCTCTGAGGAAATAAGGCCTGTGGTAGAACCTTCCAGATATGATTAAGGGACAGACAGAGAAGATAAGGCTCCAGTGAAGTCTGAGGAATGGCTAGAGGGATAGGAGGAAAAGTACAGAACTTAGGGTCATGGGAAGATAAGAATGCATTTCAGAGTTCCCAGGTGGAGTCTATTCCACCCCTTCAATCTGGGATCCTTGTAACCTTGAAACTGTCTTTACTTGTATAAAGGTATGGAAGTGATGCTCTGCAATTTTGGAGTCTGGGCTTAAACTGATCAtgcaatttctgattttttttttcctcatgtaatTCTGTGCTACTATGTGAAGGAACTCTGGCTAGTCCACTGGATAGTGAGACCATATGCAGCAGAAACAAACCACCCCAGCTAAGATGAGACCACCAGAAGAACCACCCAACTGAGCACAGCTCAACTTGCcagaaaataagtgaataaataaaagggtGGTTGCTTTAAgccagacaaacaaacaaaaaacattgtaAGGTTGAGATTCCTTAGAATAGGCTTCTACAACACCTTGCGATTCTCTGTCATATTCTCACACGCAGGTTTCTCATTCTGGATAATAAACTCTGAGTACAGGGTCTCTGTTGGCGTTATTAGCTGTTTTATCCCAGTACTCAGTGCacggcctggcacacagtgggtgctctcAATGGACATGAATGGTTGAAGGGACTAGATCTATGTGGGGGGTCTCACCAGACTGCAGAAGCGGCCCCCAGGAATATGTTCCACCGTGCACTTCATTCTCAAGCCTTGTGGCCCAAGGTGGAAAGAAGGTGAATTGTGATGTATGCGGAACATGGGACCTTGGCGAATTCCGTaaccaggaggaggaagaagtaaCAACAGCCAGTGGAGACAAAAAGAACTgctgcccccttctcccccctccacATTCCCAGTGGGGAGGTGAGCCCAGCATCCCAGACTCGCGTGACTCTATAGGCAAGCATTTGGAGACTAACTTTACTTTGTTACCCCAGCCCTCGGTGGCTCAAGGTTGGCTTTCTGAGCAGATAATAGGCTTCGAAGTAGCACAGTTCCCCGCTCTCAGCAAGCCCAACACCATGGGGAAGGGAGACACCTCGGAGGTAGCACCACCTACCTCAGCCTACCGCTCTGTCATGGAGGACTATGGTTACGAGGTGGGCAAGGTCATTGGCAATGGCTCCTATGGGACGGTGTATGAGGCTTACTACACAAAGCAGAAGGTCATGGTGGCTGTCAAGATCATCTCAAAGAAGAAGGCCTCTGAGGACTATCTTAACAAGTTCCTGCCCCGTGAGATACAGGTTGGAAAGGGAACTGAGACCAAGCTGCTTAAAACTTCTCAGAAGGGGTGTGGTTAGGAGGGGGTGGAGTGagaacacccccccacaccccccgcaGGCCTGAATGTCTCACTAAGCAGCAGGAAAATGACTTGATGTAAATTCAACCTCtttccacccacccactcacctccAGCCCCTCACAAAGTAGAAGTCCAAAGCCTAGGGTTTGCCCACAGATCACCCAGCCCTCTGGAGTTTAATCCGCTTGCAGAGTTCTAAGTTAAGTTAGCCGTGGGACAGCAGGAGGCCTGGGAGCACAGCCCGGGTTCTCCCTTCCCAGGTTTGATGGGTCCCTCTTCCGGGGCCAGGTCATGAAGGTCCTGCGGCACAAGTACCTCATCAACTTCTACCAGGCCATCGAAACCACATCCCGAGTATACATCATTCTGGAGCTGGCTCAGGGCGGTGATGTCCTTGAGTGGATCCAGCGATACGGGGCTTGCTCTGAGCCCCTTGCTGGCAAGTGGTTCTCCCAGATGACCCTGGGCATCGCCTACCTGCACAGCAAGGGCATCGTGCACCGGTGAGGGCGCTGCCAGCCAGGCTGGGGCCTTTGGGCTCTCGAGGGGGTTTTATGCATGTTTCCCATTTTCTGCCCTCTTCCTCCCTTGACCTTCCTCAGTTATCTAGGCCCATTCATCCCCTCTATTTTAATTCTCTGCTCAAGAACGTTTCTGTAGCGCCCACTGTGAGCACGGCACTCTGAACTACAATGACGAGCCCCCTGTGGTCCTCAGGTACCATCCTCTCTCACCTTTGGGCTCTGCTCAC
Encoded proteins:
- the TSSK4 gene encoding testis-specific serine/threonine-protein kinase 4, which produces MVEGTRSMWGVSPDCRSGPQEYVPPCTSFSSLVAQGGKKVNCDVCGTWDLGEFRNQEEEEVTTASGDKKNCCPLLPPPHSQWGGEPSIPDSRDSIGKHLETNFTLLPQPSVAQGWLSEQIIGFEVAQFPALSKPNTMGKGDTSEVAPPTSAYRSVMEDYGYEVGKVIGNGSYGTVYEAYYTKQKVMVAVKIISKKKASEDYLNKFLPREIQVMKVLRHKYLINFYQAIETTSRVYIILELAQGGDVLEWIQRYGACSEPLAGKWFSQMTLGIAYLHSKGIVHRLTPSLSAAGRDLKLENLLLDKRENVKISDFGFAKMVPSNQTVHSSPSYRQMNCFTNHLSQTYCGSFAYACPEILLGLPYNPFLSDTWSMGVILYTLVVARLPFDDTNLKKLLKETQKEVTFPSNYSISQECKNLVLQTLRQATKRATILDIIKDPWVLKFQPEQPTQEIRLLEAMCQPPSTTNRHQSLEINT